The proteins below come from a single Miscanthus floridulus cultivar M001 chromosome 1, ASM1932011v1, whole genome shotgun sequence genomic window:
- the LOC136503079 gene encoding 26S proteasome non-ATPase regulatory subunit 4 homolog — MVLEATMICIDNSEWMRNGDYAPSRFQAQADAVNLICGAKTQSNPENTVGVMTMAGKGVRVLVTPTSDLGKILACMHGLEVGAEANLAAAIQVAQLALKHRQNKRQQQRIIAFIGSPVKYDKKVLETIGKKLKKNNVALDIVDFGESDDEKPEKLEALIAAVNSSDSSHIVHVPPGDNALSDVLLSTPIFTGEEGGSGFAASAAAAAATGASGFEFGVDPNVDPELALALRLSMEEERARQEAIAKKAAEDTSNTENNNASSSNSDSVMAEAEPASNAAAGDKKEQPKDDDDLLQQALAMSMEGGASGSAAVTDSAMAEAGAVDPDLALALQMSVEDANMSSDTDMSKVFEDRTFVSSILNSLPGVDPNDPSVKDLLASLHSQGEQEKKEDKSDKTEDEKK; from the exons ATGGTGCTCGAG GCGACGATGATCTGCATAGACAACTCGGAGTGGATGCGGAACGGCGACTACGCCCCGTCGCGGTTCCAGGCGCAGGCCGATGCCGTCAACCTCATCTGCGGCGCCAAGACCCAG TCGAACCCGGAGAACACGGTAGGCGTGATGACGATGGCCGGGAAGGGCGTCCGCGTGCTTGTCACTCCCACCAGCGACCTCGGGAAGATTCTCGCCTGTATGCACG GGTTGGAAGTTGGTGCTGAGGCAAACTTGGCTGCGGCAATCCAGGTTGCTCAGCTTGCGCTTAAGCATCGCCAGAACAAGAGGCAGCAGCAGAGGATTATAGCTTTCATCGGAAG TCCTGTGAAGTACGACAAGAAAGTTTTGGAGACAATCGGGAAGAAGCTGAAAAAGAACAATGTTGCTCTTGACATTGTTGACTTTGGTGAATCCGATGATGAAAAACCTGAGAAACTTGAAGCATTGATTGCTGCTGTTAACAGCAGTGATAGCAGTCACATTGTTCATGTCCCTCCTGGTGATAATGCCCTCTCTGATGTCCTCCTAAG CACTCCTATATTTACCGGTGAAGAAGGCGGAAGCGGTTTTGCTGCTTCCGCAGCAGCTGCCGCAGCTACTGGAGCATCTGGATTTGAATTTGGTGTGGACCCAAATGTAGATCCAGAATTGGCACTCGCACTGCGGTTGTCTATGGAAGAAGAGCGGGCAAGGCAAGAGGCTATTGCAAAAAAGGCTGCAGAAGATACATCTAATACCGAAAATAACAATGCCTCAAGCTCAAACAGCGATTCTGTTATGGCTGAAGCAGAACCTGCCTCAAATGCTGCTGCTGGCGACAAGAAAGAACAGCCAAAG GATGATGACGATCTACTACAGCAGGCACTTGCAATGTCAATGGAGGGTGGTGCTTCAGGATCTGCAGCTGTGACTGACTCTGCTATGGCAGAAGCTGGTGCAGTTGACCCTGATTTGGCATTGG CTCTTCAAATGTCTGTCGAGGATGCAAACATGTCCAGTGACACTGATATGAGTAAGGTGTTTGAAGACAGAACGTTTGTGTCATCTATCCTTAATTCG CTTCCTGGTGTTGATCCCAATGATCCATCTGTTAAAGATTTGCTGGCATCATTGCACAGCCAGGGGGAG caagagaagaaggaagacaagtcagacaaaacagaagatgagaagaagtgA